In the genome of Natronorubrum daqingense, the window CCGGTCGGTGCTCGCTCACGATTCGCTCGACGCTCACCTCGAGATCCGGTACCGTCTCGAGGTGGGCGTACGCCGCGAAGCCGAGCCCAACAGCCGCCAGCAACAACACCGACGGCTGCTCGTAGGCGAAACCGACGACGATCCCGAGCAAGGCGACGGCGCTCACGCCGTGCCAGTGACGCGTTTCGCGTCGAATCACGCTCGAGACGGGCGACGAGGCGGAATCGCCGTCCGCGGCGTCGAGCGAGGGACGAGCGGGTTCACCACCGGTCGAGTCGACGCGTCGTCCGCTCCGGTCGACGGACCGGGAGCCGCCCGCCGACTCGACGCGTGCGATCGCACCCATCGTCCGGCGGAGTTCGGATTGCACGACGACGTCAGACATCCCGAAGAGACCGAGGAAACGCGTTCGGATCGAGTGGCCGGGTCGGTCGGTCCCGGGTCGGAGGACGTCCGCTGCGACCTCGTCGTCGGTCCACGATCCGTCGTCGATCGCTCGAGTCGCCCGCTCCTCGGTCTCGTACTCCTCGGCGCTGAGGAGGGTAACGGCTCGGCGTCGCAAGCGCGTTCGTAGCGCGTCGTAAGCCGGATCCGAGCGGCTGGTGATCGAGTCGACCCACCGGGAGAGGTCGTCTCCCGGAACGGCGTGCTCGAGCGAGCGTTCTCGGTCGGGCGTGGGCGTGTCGGTGACTGGAGTGTCGATACGAGCGTACGCGATCCGGCAGAGTTGGATCACGAACGCGAAGAGCGCGATCCCCAACACGAGCTGAAACGCTTCCAATACGACGATCGCCTCGAACGGAAGCAACGCGACAATGGGACCTGACGCGACGAACACGACGCCGCCGACCGCGAGCGTGACGAACGCGGCTGCCAACACGATGAGGCGAACGACCCTACTCATCGGCGTTCACCGCCGTCGTGTCGTCGCTCGTCGATTGGGTCGTGCTATCCTCGTCGACCGTGCTACCGTCCTCGCCATCGGCCTCGATGTCGCCCTCGAGTGAGAGTCGCCGTGCAAGGGTTCTCGCCGTCTGTTCTCGCTCCGCCGTCGGCCCCCGAGCACCGTAGCGGGTATCCTCGAACAGGCGAGTGAGTTCGTCGACGGTTTCGGGGTCGTAGCCGCACTCGAGGGCGGCGTCTCGGATCTCGCCGGGCGTCATCGTATCCGTATCCGTACCCGTATTCGTGCCTTCGTTCGCCTCGAGCGAGTCGACCACCGACAGCCACGCCCGGTAGATTTCGTTCTCGGACGCCGTGACCGTGTTGGGGAGGGTCGGCCTCGAATCGGTGGGTGACGCGTCAACTGACGGGAGTTCGTCCGACTCGGCTGGCGACGTGACGGGATCTGCCGGATCCCCGCCGTCGCCGGATCGATCGGTGAGGAAGAACGCACCGAGGAGTCCGGAAACGATCGAAACCGCCGCAACGAGGACCGGGAACGATGCCGGGATATCGATGTGGTCCGACTCGAGCCCACCGCTCTGGGCCGTGAGCCAGAGGAGGCCGCCGAGGACCCCGAGGATCGCGATAGCGCCGACGACTATCGCGCCCGTCTGTCCGGGGTACTGTATGCCCAGACGAGCGAGCGCGAGCAGGCTCACGAGGGCCGCACCGACGACGAACCACTCGACTGGGAACACGCTCTCACCCTGTGGGGGCTCGTCGCCACCGTGTTCCTCGAGCAGCTCTTCCTCGTCCTCGTCCAAATCGGGCGGTTCGATTTCCTCGTCTTCGATGACCGATTCCGCGGTCGGAAGCGTCGGGGCTGCGAGAGAAAGGGCGGTAATTCCACAGAGCGCGAGCGCAGTTACCAACAGAACTCGTCTATCCACGCGTATTCATACCATTCGGCAAGGTGTGGAAATACGTTACTCTCTCGACCTGCCGTAACGCCCTCAACAAGCGCGTTTCTGGCAAATTTCCGATTACTCACCGGGCGAACGGGGATCACGTGGCGTCCGAAGCGAACTCGTTCGACCACCCGGCTCACCGGTTCTGGCCCGCTCTCGCCGACGGTCGACGTCGGGGCGCGTCCGTCTCGTTTCGCGCGACCAACGTCACCCGGGGTTGCCCGTCCGCTCGATACTCGGCGTAGTACATAATCGATAGCGACGAACACGCCGCCAGCAGTTCGTTCGAGTCGAACCGATACTGCGCACCCGGTCCGGACTCGACGTCGGGTGCCGTCAGGTAGTGTTCGTACCAGAGGACGCCGCCGGGGGCGAGCGCCTCGAGCACCGCTGGAAGTCGATCTCGAGCGTCGAAAAACCGTATCGTGATCAGATCGTACGTACGCGGCCGGAAACAGTAGCTGTCCACGTCGGCTACAATCCAGTGGACGGTACCCGACATCGACCGCTCAGCCGCGTTAGTGCGCGCTCGATCCAGTTGCGCTCGCGAGATGTCGAGCGCGTCGACGGTCCAGCCGGTGGCTGCGAGTGCCAGCGCGTTCCGTCCAGTTCCGGTCGCAACGTCGAGTGCGCGTCCCGGTGGCTCGTCCTCGAGGATCTCCCGTCGAATGGAAAACCGACCGTCGCCGGATCGAAGGTGGTCGGGTTCGCTAGCTCTCCTCGTCCGCGACTGTTCGTCGTCGCTCACAACCGACAACTCGCGTGCGCGCACCTTAGTTCTCTCAGTTCGAGCCAGCTACGACGCGTACAGCGAGTACGCGATAACCAGAAAGCCCACGAGCATGAGCGTGCTCTCGAGGAGGATCCCCGTGGTCAACGAGACGCCGAGAATCTCGTAGAGCAATCCGGCGAGGACGAGACCCAGCGTGACGAGACCGAAGCCGGCGGCGAGTAACCCGAGCGCGCGCTGGTGGGTCCGCTTGTAGGCTTTGTACGCGAAGAAGGTGATGACACCACCCACGAGCAGGATGAGCGTCTTGACGATAGTGAGCGCGATCGCGATCGACAGTCCTGCATCGTGGAAACTCATATCGATCCGTACGTGGAAAATTACAAACCGGAACCAAGTAGCTTGCGTTCACGTCGATTTCAGCCACCGGCGGAACGTCCGGAGTACGAACGGTCAGCGGTCGAAAACGGGTCCCGAGCGACGTGAGAGCCGATCACCAGGTCTCGATCCGCCCGTCGTAGACGTCTTCGACACAGCCCTCGCAGTCGGGGTGCGTGGCTTCGTA includes:
- a CDS encoding class I SAM-dependent methyltransferase, giving the protein MSDDEQSRTRRASEPDHLRSGDGRFSIRREILEDEPPGRALDVATGTGRNALALAATGWTVDALDISRAQLDRARTNAAERSMSGTVHWIVADVDSYCFRPRTYDLITIRFFDARDRLPAVLEALAPGGVLWYEHYLTAPDVESGPGAQYRFDSNELLAACSSLSIMYYAEYRADGQPRVTLVARNETDAPRRRPSARAGQNR
- a CDS encoding DUF4129 domain-containing protein — translated: MDRRVLLVTALALCGITALSLAAPTLPTAESVIEDEEIEPPDLDEDEEELLEEHGGDEPPQGESVFPVEWFVVGAALVSLLALARLGIQYPGQTGAIVVGAIAILGVLGGLLWLTAQSGGLESDHIDIPASFPVLVAAVSIVSGLLGAFFLTDRSGDGGDPADPVTSPAESDELPSVDASPTDSRPTLPNTVTASENEIYRAWLSVVDSLEANEGTNTGTDTDTMTPGEIRDAALECGYDPETVDELTRLFEDTRYGARGPTAEREQTARTLARRLSLEGDIEADGEDGSTVDEDSTTQSTSDDTTAVNADE
- a CDS encoding DUF7521 family protein, giving the protein MSFHDAGLSIAIALTIVKTLILLVGGVITFFAYKAYKRTHQRALGLLAAGFGLVTLGLVLAGLLYEILGVSLTTGILLESTLMLVGFLVIAYSLYAS